The Vicingus serpentipes genome includes the window TTGCAGTATTAAAATCAACATCTGAAGATATGGCCTGCATCATTCCTCTAGTATAAGTAAAGAAATACCAGTTATTTTTATCAATCTCAATATAAATATTTAAAATATCACCACTTCTCTTTTTAATTATTTCAACTTTACCATCAACATATTTATTAATTTGTTCTTTATCAATATTACTTATACCAAGTTTACCAAAAGACTTATATCTCCTTCCATTATCATCCCATTTAAATTTAAGATCATTAAAAACTAATGTCTTTCTCAGTTCATCAGGTATTTTCTTAAACTCGCCATATAAATTTGCTTGAGCAATTAATTTATCTGCTTCTGTTTTTCCAATTACTTCTCTTAACCCTTTTTCAAAAGTTGGTCTATCTAATTTAACTGGATCTAAAGAGCTTGCTTCTTGTAATCGTTTCGACATTTTCTTTAATGCTTCTTCACTAAAGAAAAAATCTACTATAGAAACTAAATCAAAGATAGCTTCATTATCTAATTGATTATGTTGAACAGCCCCTGCGGAGTTAATTGTTACCTGCCCAGTATTTGCTCCTAAATTTATTTTACCCTCACCATAAGCTTTACAATTTTTAGTATTTAAACTCAAGTAATTTCCATTAAAAGACATTTCTTGTAACTTATCTTTATTAGATATTCTATATTCTGTTGTTTCTTTATCATAATATAGATAACCTTGGGCTCTAATTACTTCTTCATGACTATATTTCTTTTTACTATTTAAATATATTGTATAAACACCTAATGAATCTGAACTTAACATAACTCCAGCCAATAAAGGATTCCCATCAGCACTCTTAGTTGTACTATCTATCGGAATATAAATATCATTAGGATTAATTTTTGTTTCAAATGTGAACCAGTTTCTAGTTAACAAATCACAATCATGTAAAATTCTCCCTAATCCTTTAAAGGTTAAAAATTCATTATTTGCAAATAAATTTACTTTCCCTTTATATTCATAGAATGGACTTAACTTAAAGTTTGCATCTTCTGCAATTTGACCTGTAGCATAAGTTTGTCCAGTTGTATCTACTCCTAAGTTTTCTAAATAAATAGTTTGGGTAGTACTTAACTCGTCTATATAATCTATATAACCCGTACCTGAATAATTTCTTTTCCCATATACATTCAACGTTGAATTATAAATACTATGGTTTTGTGTAATATAACTTGCTACAACTTTTGCATTATTTAAAGTTCTCATCTTAGCTTTCTTTTCTACCACAACCCTTCCACTATCAGGATAAAGCATTGCATCTGCAATATTCATAAACTTAACCCCATCTGCATTAATTATTTTATTTTTTAAATCATATCGAGCTTTAGATGAGAAAAAACTTAACGAATCTTGGTCTGGATGTATAGAAATAAATTGAGCACCATCTAACTTAACACCAGTTGCATCTGTAGATTTTTGTTCTCCAGCAGTTAATTCTATTTCATCATTATCCATATACCATTTAAACTCTTCCATATAGCATATGTACTGATTTTGAGGAAAATCAATATACGATCCACCTCCATTAGATTTAAATTGACCATACCTTTCAGCAAAAGTTACGTAAGCATTAACGTTATTTGTTGCAAACGACAAAGCCCCATCTTCACCACCTTCAAAATCTTTCAATCTAAAATCAGCGGTATCGGATTGAAAATCTTTAAACTTAAAATTGATTTTATTTGATTCCATTTCAGCTCTTTCAAACTCAAAAATTCCTTTACCAAACAAACCATCAGGTTGAATTCGTGTTTGACCATGCATAACAGACTTCATATCATACATTCTAATTGGTGCCGATATTTGTTTATGTATCATATAATCCTCTTTAGGATGCCAAACTGTCTTAATATTTTCACCTTCTACAGGAGGAAACTCTACAGCTACAGGACTCTCTTCAACACTAAAGCTTTGAGCTATCGCATGCATCGAATCTGGAAGAAATATAAACTCATTAGAATAAGTTGTTGATGTTACGTACTCTAATTTACCATCTCCTTTTAAGCCTTCATGACTCATTTTTATATCATTTGTAAATTTTCCTTTATCACCATACATAGGGAAACCATCTGGAGGTGTTTTACGAACAAAACCCAATGAGTGATCTGGTTGCAATTTTAAAACCTCGTCAAAATCTGGAAAAATTCCTGCTGACATAAAGGTCCCTTCAAATTTTAAAGAGTTATTATTAAAGTTATCTAAACTGTCAATAGTAAAAGGGTTTACATGGAAATAGAAATCATCTTTTTGATATTGTCCACCTTGAATTTCAGGCCTATCATAAAAGACATACGAATCTTTAAAGCTATTTAAAATTGGATAGTTTGGTGAAGGCTTTACTCCAGATTTATTATTTGGTCTATCAATAATTAAATCACCTTGTATCTTATTAATTAATGTTTTTACTGGCCTTATTACTGGGTTTCCTAAATCATCAACTTGACCCGTTTCTGCATAAATTCTCAATGAATCTACATTTGGCATTTCTATTTTAAACTCATCGTATTTGAACGAAAAATCACTTCCCATAATATCAAAACGACCTGCTTGTACAACTCCTCCAAAATCAAAATCTCTATTTTTCTTTAAAATAAGTTCTCTATTTTTTGGGAAAATTGTTACCTGCTGAGAATCACTAACGTGTACACTATTTACTCCTCTTAAAGTTAAATCAAAATTTAGTAAACTTAATGTTCCATTACTTGCACCTTTAATCTTTGAGTAAAATCCTATCACATCATAATCTAGCTTTCCTGCACTATTTTTAACCCAATTAATTAACTTATCTTGGACAATTAATTCTTCATTATCATAATCATATAAAACAAATCCTCGGTATGATAAATTAAGCATTAATGATATTGCTTGCTCTTTTGACAACCTCATAAAATTTGCTACTTGCTCCAAGGTTAAAAAATTGGTATCTAATTTTAATGTGATTGTTTTTAATTGATAAAGTGGATTAACATCAGATAAACCAGCCATATCTATATATGCATCTTGGCTAAAATAGTTCGTAGATGTAAATATTGCATCAATTTTTGTTCCTCCAATTAAATTAGTAAACTCAATCATTGGATCATCAATATTCCAGTATAGAGACTCAAAATCCATATCAATTTGATGATAAGAATTATAATAAGGGGCATTTTTTATCCCTTGTTTATCACGAATTAAAGCAACTTTTCTATCTGCTATAAAAAACTTAAAAGATAAACCTGGATGATAAATTGAATCGGACTTCATATAAATAGTTACTGAAGCAATATCTGAACTAATTTTTTCAGGTCGAATACTAAAGCCTTTTGATGCCATTTTAACAAAAGGTAAATCATTTTTATAAAAAATTAGAACCGCATCCTGTTCTTCATCACCTTTTCCAATAACTTTTCTTCCATGTAACGCATACCCGCCAATATAATCAACCCCCTTTGCTATATCTTTAATTTGTAATCTTTTATTATAAGAATCAAATCTAGGGTAAGAAGCTTTTTCAATAGTAACTCCTGCTAATACTTTTTCTTCAAAACTTCCTTTTAATGGTTTATCAAAATGGAGTAAATCGTAAAAAATAACATTCTCAATTTTATAAGTAGGTGATTTAACTGCGATAATATATTCTCCAATTTCAGCATAAACAGAATCAGCTGAATAACCAGCTCTTTCCCAGTCAATTTTACCCCCTTGACCTACCCACTTTTCTTCTGTAGGATAATAAACACCTTTAGTATTATAAATTACAGAACTATCTCCTTTTGAATAACAAGTTAATGTTAAAGCGTCAAACTCTATTGTGGGTAAACTATCATAACCAAACTTATAATTATTATTATTTGCCTTCCATTCATTAGCAGCAGATTTATACAATGCATTATCTTCAAATAATGTATTACAAGCATCTAAATAATCACTAAAATTATTTTTACTGTTACTATTAATTAATCTAATCAAAATTGCTTGCCAACTATCAAAAGTTTGAGGTGTTTGATATTTACTATTTACAAATTTTGATACTGATATTAAATAATTTCTAAAATCAGGGAAGGCTCTTTTTCTTTTAGCTAACATTAAATTAGCTACTTTATAAACACCTTTTTTCTGGTCTTCTGTAAATTTACCTCCATACCAATCCCATGAAAATTCATCCATTACTAACTTACCATCTTCCTTTCTAGATGCAGTTAAAAACTCTTCCATCTCTTGAAAGAATATTGTAGAATCAGAAGTGAAGTTCTTAATTTTTACTTGAGAATAACCAGAGAAGGTTAATAATAAGAATAAAGTATAGAGTACTATTTTTTTCATTTAATTCCTTTTTAAGTGCAAAAGAGTCCAATCATTTTTATTATTTTCATTACTTAAATATGCGTCATATTTCTTTGCTTCATCAAGTAAAATTTCTTTATCTGAGCTAAAAAAACCACTCAATAATAAATCACCATTTTCTTTCAAACAAGATAAATAAGTTTCCATATCATTTAATAAAATATTACGATTTATATTCGCTATAATAATATCAAATTTTTTATTATTAAGTAATTCAGCTCCACCTTTTAAAGCTTCAATTTTCTTACAGTTGTTTCTGCTAATATTTTCAATAGTATTTTCATAAGCCCATTCATCAATATCAATAGCACAGATATTTTTTGCATTTTTAAACTCCGCTAAAATTGCTAAGACACCAGTTCCACACCCCATATCTAACACATTTTTACCGTCCATTTCCATTTCTAATAATTCTTCTATCATTAAATGGGTAGTTTCATGATGACCGGTACCAAAAGACATTTTTGGTTCTATTTCAATATTGAATTGAATATCATTTCTAACCTCATGAAAAGGAGCTCTAATAAAACATTGATTATTTACATTAATTGGTTCAAAACTTAGCTCCCAAACTTCATTCCAATTTTTATCTTCTATTAAATTAATTGTATAATTTACTTTAAATTCTTCGTTTTTAAAAATTGAAATTTCTTTTACTGCCTCCTTGCTAAACTCATCTTCTTGAATATAAGCTTTAACCCCTTTATCAAAGTCATCAAAACTTTCAAAACCTAATTCAGCTAATTCAGCTACAGTAATTTCACGACCAATTTCTAGTGGAGATATCTCAACACTTAACTCTATATAATTCATATTCTAATATAATACTTATAAAAAAACTAAAAATAATCATGATGTACTAATTTATTGCTAATTGATTTAACATTTTTTAGGTTTTAGATGTATAATTATAATCTAATTTTATAATAAAAAACATTGAAGCAAAACATCCTATTTATAACTCTATTTACTCTTTGTCATTTCATTGCTTCAGCACAAATTGATACAACATATATTCTTAGCGGAACAATTGTCAACGGAAACAAAAATACACCCTTAATTGGCGCTCATATAACTAGCTCTTCTAATCTTGGAACTAAAACAGATCAACAAGGCTCTTTTGAATTAATTGTTACAGAAAATGATACTTTGATAATATCTTATATAG containing:
- the prmA gene encoding 50S ribosomal protein L11 methyltransferase, which produces MNYIELSVEISPLEIGREITVAELAELGFESFDDFDKGVKAYIQEDEFSKEAVKEISIFKNEEFKVNYTINLIEDKNWNEVWELSFEPINVNNQCFIRAPFHEVRNDIQFNIEIEPKMSFGTGHHETTHLMIEELLEMEMDGKNVLDMGCGTGVLAILAEFKNAKNICAIDIDEWAYENTIENISRNNCKKIEALKGGAELLNNKKFDIIIANINRNILLNDMETYLSCLKENGDLLLSGFFSSDKEILLDEAKKYDAYLSNENNKNDWTLLHLKRN